A stretch of the Panicum virgatum strain AP13 chromosome 9N, P.virgatum_v5, whole genome shotgun sequence genome encodes the following:
- the LOC120688329 gene encoding protein FAR1-RELATED SEQUENCE 5-like: protein MERGAGSEQGSPESEMGDGDNDSVGYGAEMEVDAGSGSAGASAPASSASASACASASAYAARAGAYDGVDPFEGMEFDDEEDAWTFYNVYAHRVGFSTRISVMHRSRRDGSVMSRQFVCAKEGFRTYRGKNEVARADAADAGDEDSARGRRTRAVTRVGCKAMIRVKKQDNGRWTVTKLETAHNHPLVPANQAHCLRPHKPLSECGKQRPFGGHRNGGTLLSIEPPQTPLTPSVPQTSIAQVVPQYVSDGIGNDTRVILDYVKRMQAEDPAFFYAMQFVEGRPVGNVFWADARARAAYKDFGDAIVLDDYFKRSKHEFPLVAFTGVNHHCQPVLFGCAIIADNNEASFVWLFETFLLAMSGQHPASLTMEHDNALQSAAVKVFPLTRFQICKWHIINEARDKLSHLLNVFPSFHEDFINCINMSETIDEFEANWKALISKVSSQNTEWLNSMYNCRHKWVPVYLRDTFFGDVALKQQCATRSSLFEGYISAKTDSQSFIQQYEKALDCCYEKEVKEEFETKYSPPDIKTSSPIERQGAESYTRSMFLKFQQELIDASVYTAEMVKEEGSVSTYVVTKSEGSEKAVTVQFSSSGSSATCSCRMFEYFGIVCRHILAVFGVRGVSVLPSQYFVKRWTKNAMDRSSSKKVDAVSRVEEPKEEQRSSAEDDEQSPTWRYNSLCREALRYAEEGASSLEVYIVAMQALQEAANRVNMAKRGIGQVAPLAVMPIAAQPPESFGKIQEISSNKQKKRKRNSNSSRENATSNQLMYVQQPVNFLFVASGSSSALQGPSQLVAAAPISLSTQYGQTSGVNNSVDDNIPPASVVDKFSGLPDRNASASAPSLGNLQGGETNSTGAASQIKEYHELSQANGNRGCSVNTLNSSAAPQLVTVPIGLCLPSMDGSNISAAGMNSVNSGDTNSNGKLSLGLHQPESSSQTKTLESIDPRANLEGSSIRAAAIAAGARIASPSDAASIIKAAQSKGAIQIRPGENLPNYLKPLAPKPLSSLPPVNTPHSVHAIPGQHSFGDSAAAKDAIFGSSDGSDDDEYDDDDDTDDEDEGLTGDDAEHE, encoded by the exons atggagagAGGGGCGGGGAGCGAGCAGGGGTCGCCCGAGAGCGAAATGGGCGACGGCGACAACGACAGCGTCGGCTACGGCGCGGAGATGGAGGTGGACGCCGGGAGCGGCTCGGCCGGggcctcggcgccggcgagctcggcgtcggCATCCGCCTGCGCCTCCGCGTCGGCGtacgccgcgcgcgccggcgcctaCGACGGGGTCGACCCGTTCGAGGGCATGGAgttcgacgacgaggaggacgccTGGACGTTCTACAACGTGTACGCCCACCGCGTGGGCTTCAGCACCCGGATTAGCGTCATGCACCGGTCGCGCCGGGACGGCTCCGTCATGTCGCGCCAGTTCGTCTGCGCCAAGGAGGGGTTCCGCACCTACCGGGGGAAGAACGAGGTTGCCCGTGCTGATGCGGCCGACGCAGGTGACGAGGATAGTGCGAGGGGCCGGCGGACACGGGCTGTCACCAGGGTTGGCTGCAAGGCCATGATCCGGGTGAAGAAGCAGGACAACGGCCGGTGGACTGTCACCAAGCTGGAGACTGCTCACAACCATCCGTTGGTCCCTGCGAACCAGGCACATTGTCTGCGCCCGCACAAGCCACTGTCGGAGTGTGGGAAGCAGCGGCCATTTGGGGGGCATCGAAATGGTGGTACACTTCTGTCAATTGAACCGCCGCAAACACCTCTTACGCCGTCTGTGCCTCAAACAAGTATAGCTCAAGTGGTTCCTCAGTATGTTTCGGATGGTATCGGGAATGACACTAGAGTGATTTTGGATTACGTTAAGCGCATGCAAGCTGAAGACCCAGCGTTCTTTTATGCCATGCAGTTTGTTGAGGGGCGCCCAGTAGGGAATGTGTTCTGGGCTGATGCGAGAGCTAGGGCGGCATACAAAGACTTTGGAGATGCCATTGTCTTGGATGACTACTTCAAAAGGAGCAAGCATGAATTTCCACTTGTTGCTTTTACTGGAGTCAATCACCATTGCCAACCAGTCCTATTTGGATGTGCCATCATTGCAGATAACAATGAGGCATCATTTGTTTGGTTGTTTGAGACATTTCTCTTAGCGATGTCTGGTCAACACCCTGCATCTCTTACCATGGAGCATGATAATGCTTTACAGTCAGCTGCTGTGAAAGTTTTTCCTCTAACTAGGTTCCAGATTTGTAAGTGGCACATCATCAACGAAGCACGCGATAAGCTATCTCATCTCCTGAATGTATTCCCATCCTTCCATGAGGACTTTATCAATTGTATCAACATGTCTGAGACAATCGATGAGTTCGAAGCAAATTGGAAGGCATTAATCTCTAAGGTCAGCTCTCAAAATACTGAATggctcaactcaatgtacaacTGTCGTCATAAATGGGTCCCAGTATACTTGAGGGATACATTCTTTGGGGATGTGGCATTAAAGCAGCAGTGTGCAACCAGGAGTTCGTTATTTGAAGGTTATATCAGTGCCAAGACTGATTCACAGTCATTCATTCAACAGTATGAAAAAGCTCTAGACTGTTGTTATGAGAAGGAGGTGAAGGAAGAATTTGAAACAAAATATTCACCTCCAGATATCAAGACATCATCTCCTATAGAGAGGCAAGGAGCGGAGTCATATACAAGGTCAATGTTTTTGAAATTCCAACAGGAATTGATTGATGCCTCTGTTTACACTGCTGAAATGGTAAAAGAGGAGGGCAGTGTTTCCACTTATGTAGTGACCAAATCTGAAGGAAGTGAGAAGGCTGTAACCGTTCAGTTTAGTTCCTCTGGAAGTTCTGCAACATGTAGCTGTCGGATGTTTGAATATTTTGGTATTGTCTGTAGGCACATACTTGCTGTGTTTGGTGTAAGAGGTGTCTCTGTGCTTCCTTCTCAGTATTTTGTAAAAAGATGGACAAAGAATGCCATGGATAGAAGCTCAAGCAAGAAAGTTGATGCAGTTAGCAGAGTTGAGGAGCCCAAGGAGGAGCAAAGAAGTAGTGCTGAAGATGATGAGCAGTCCCCAACGTGGCGTTACAACAGTTTGTGTCGTGAAGCGCTACGATATGCTGAAGAGGGAGCGTCATCATTAGAGGTTTATATTGTGGCCATGCAAGCTCTTCAAGAGGCTGCCAACAGGGTTAATATGGCCAAGAGAGGTATTGGACAGGTTGCACCATTAGCAGTGATGCCAATTGCAGCCCAACCACCAGAAAGTTTTGGAAAAATTCAGGAGATTAGTTCTAATAagcaaaagaagagaaaaaggaatTCAAACAGCTCAAGGGAGAATGCTACATCAAATCAACTTATGTATGTGCAACAACCTGttaattttctttttgttgctTCTGGTTCATCAAGTGCTTTACAAGGGCCTAGTCAGCTAGTTGCTGCTGCTCCTATTTCTTTGAGTACCCAATATGGACAAACATCAGGCGTGAATAATTCAGTTGATGACAATATACCTCCTGCTTCTGTAGTTGATAAGTTTTCTGGGTTACCTGACCGAAATGCATCAGCATCAGCACCTTCATTAGGGAATCTGCAAGGGGGAGAAACAAATTCTACAGGAGCTGCTTCACAAATAAAAGAG TACCATGAACTATCCCAAGCTAATGGTAACAGGGGATGCAGTGTAAATACATTAAACTCCAGTGCTGCGCCACAGCTTGTGACTGTTCCCATCGGATTGTGCCTTCCATCCATGGATGGCTCCAATATATCTGCAG CTGGTATGAACTCTGTAAATTCTGGAGATACCAATAGCAATGGCAAGTTGTCACTTGGTCTTCATCAACCCGAGTCATCTTCACAAACAAAAACGCTTGAGAGTATTGATCCTCGTGCAAATCTTGAGGGTTCTTCTATAAGGGCTGCAGCCATTGCAGCTGGTGCGCGCATCGCATCTCCATCTGATGCAGCTTCAATCATAAAAGCAGCACAGTCAAAAGGCGCCATACAAATCAGGCCTGGTGAAAACCTCCCAAATTACTTGAAACCACTAGCACCAAAACCGCTTTCCTCGCTACCACCGGTGAACACACCCCACTCAGTGCATGCAATCCCTGGCCAACACAGCTTTGGTGATTCTGCAGCCGCCAAGGATGCAATCTTTGGTTCCTCGGATGGCAGTGATGATGATGAGtacgatgacgatgacgacactgatgatgaagatgagggGCTGACTGGCGACGATGCGGAGCATGAATGA